In Nocardioides sp., the following proteins share a genomic window:
- a CDS encoding DUF222 domain-containing protein, whose translation MFTRLQAQHRRSRPVTEAALDIAMLRLEVTAVAPGHRARDLVDQIDELERLKASIAAKQARLTLDLHDIRQHEHDERQLRDDPALPRRTPNPDASTGREIGLARRESPYEGRRELNVARALLHDLPLTLAALERGHLNERRAEIIATETSHLRHELRRQTDRMLHEQYDGTFDGVGNAELRNSTRRLAIKLDEEGYLARRERALSQRHVTTRPLRDGVSQISAIVDSLSVPAIMESLRESADAELADDARSDAEQRTRTQVMADLFVERLGGSLFTRRVPVALKLLVGAETLLGECTEPGYLMGSGFIPASVARRLVAHGVNALTSSIQRLFQAPGDGAIVAMESRSSLYQHSLGEFIALRDRECRTPYCNAPIRHKDHIVSRAQGGKTTDVNGQGLCAGCNYAKESPGWQHQVVPGDLTDPHEVEVRTPTGHRHRSRAPSPPARLEPPTPLELDITRLVLVR comes from the coding sequence ATGTTCACCAGACTCCAGGCGCAGCACCGCCGATCACGGCCAGTCACCGAGGCCGCGCTCGACATCGCGATGCTGCGCCTGGAAGTCACGGCGGTCGCTCCCGGCCATCGGGCGCGCGACCTAGTGGATCAGATCGATGAGTTGGAGCGGCTCAAGGCGAGCATCGCAGCGAAGCAGGCGAGACTGACCCTCGACCTTCATGACATCCGCCAGCACGAGCATGACGAGCGCCAGCTCCGCGATGACCCCGCGCTCCCCCGCCGGACGCCCAATCCCGACGCGAGCACAGGTCGCGAGATTGGCCTGGCCCGGCGCGAGTCGCCTTACGAGGGCCGGCGCGAGCTCAACGTGGCGCGCGCACTCCTGCACGACCTGCCGCTGACGCTCGCCGCGCTCGAACGCGGCCACCTCAACGAGCGACGCGCGGAGATCATTGCCACCGAGACCAGCCATCTCCGCCACGAGTTGCGCCGGCAAACCGACCGGATGCTGCATGAGCAGTACGACGGCACCTTTGACGGAGTCGGCAACGCGGAGTTGCGCAACTCCACCCGGCGTCTGGCGATCAAGCTCGACGAAGAGGGCTACCTAGCGCGGCGTGAGCGAGCCCTCTCCCAGCGTCATGTCACGACCCGCCCGCTGCGTGACGGCGTGAGCCAGATCAGTGCCATTGTCGACTCCTTGAGCGTCCCCGCGATCATGGAGTCGCTTCGGGAGTCCGCTGATGCTGAGTTGGCTGACGATGCCCGCTCCGACGCCGAACAGCGGACGCGGACACAGGTGATGGCCGACCTCTTCGTCGAACGTCTCGGCGGCTCCTTGTTCACCCGCCGCGTGCCCGTGGCACTCAAACTCCTCGTTGGTGCCGAGACGTTGCTCGGCGAATGCACGGAGCCGGGCTATCTGATGGGGTCGGGGTTCATCCCAGCGTCGGTGGCACGCCGGCTGGTCGCGCATGGCGTCAACGCCCTGACCTCCAGCATCCAGCGACTCTTCCAAGCACCCGGCGATGGAGCGATCGTGGCGATGGAAAGCCGCTCAAGCCTCTATCAACACAGTCTCGGAGAGTTCATCGCCCTGCGCGACCGAGAGTGCCGTACGCCCTATTGCAACGCCCCCATCCGGCACAAGGACCACATAGTCTCGCGCGCGCAAGGCGGCAAGACCACCGATGTCAACGGTCAGGGCCTGTGCGCGGGATGCAACTACGCCAAGGAGTCCCCGGGATGGCAGCACCAGGTGGTGCCCGGTGACCTGACCGACCCCCACGAGGTCGAGGTGCGGACTCCGACAGGCCACCGACATCGCAGCCGGGCCCCATCCCCGCCTGCGAGATTAGAGCCACCGACCCCGCTGGAGTTGGACATCACGCGACTGGTCCTCGTGCGCTAG
- a CDS encoding DUF1156 domain-containing protein — MAPKRKLIEVALPLEVINRESAREKSIRHGHPSTLHLWWARRPLAAARAVLFAQLVDDPSSHPDIFVGEEAQRVERERLHGIIERLVVWENVRDERLLAEARAEIMKSCDGNPPAILDPFAGGGTIPLEAQRLGLEAHASDLNPVAVLINKALIEIPPKFRDQPPVFPGAAGERSSWQGAEGLAADVRAYGAWMRDEAQQRIGHLYPDADGKTVIAWIWARTVTCPNPACRIEMPLVRSWWLGKKKGKEAYVVPSVVGDSSHPSGLRVKFEIGHDVAAAPSADTDGTVGRTGAVCVNCDAAVDLKYVRAEAKAGRMGASLMATVAEGNRSRVYLAPDDEQRSAAEVARPVSIPPGEIPDQALGLRIQAYGLRQWADLFTPRQLTALTTFSDLVSEARERVLADALASGFEARCARTSTTGVSVVEEGEERARLETRAEPGERLEVGGSGAEAYADAVATYLGMGVSRLADIANGLARWENTKTQVRNLFSRQAIPMVWDFAEAPPFGKAAGSYEVSLGSIVKAIKDSGGPLARPVQADASSRSYAGVVISTDPPYYDNIGYSDLSDFFYVWLRRSLRPIHPELLSTLLVPKAEELVANPYRHDGKDGAKEFFEDGFRRVFARARGTANPDYPITVWYAFKQSDSDASGTASSGWETLLEGMVRAGWVITATWPSRSELGNRMRSLGSNALASSIVLSLRPRREDAPTTDRRGFIDALQQELPEALRDLQQGHIAPVDLPQAAIGPGMTVFSRYGAVLEPDGTKMTVRSALARINEILDQVLNEQEGDFDATTRFAVAWYRQHGYGVGAFGEADNLARARNTSVATMDRDEILTSRAGKVKLIKPSDLDWDYDVLEDDHTSTWEALHHTVKVLERDGIAPAGDFLNDATSRPDGAVELDLVKELAFLLFSLAEKNGWAKDAISFNGLATSWPDITDAMRRADGGPSSTQDAFDFEDD, encoded by the coding sequence GTGGCGCCGAAGCGCAAGCTGATCGAGGTGGCGTTGCCACTGGAGGTCATCAATCGGGAGTCGGCGCGGGAGAAGTCGATCCGGCACGGCCACCCGTCGACGCTCCATCTGTGGTGGGCCAGGCGACCGCTGGCCGCAGCGCGGGCGGTGCTGTTCGCGCAACTGGTGGATGACCCGAGCAGTCACCCGGACATTTTCGTGGGCGAGGAAGCCCAACGTGTTGAGCGTGAACGACTCCACGGCATCATCGAGCGGCTGGTCGTCTGGGAGAACGTGAGGGACGAGCGGCTGCTGGCCGAGGCTCGCGCCGAGATCATGAAGTCGTGTGACGGCAATCCGCCCGCGATCCTCGATCCGTTCGCCGGCGGCGGCACGATCCCCCTGGAGGCGCAGCGGCTCGGCCTGGAGGCACACGCCTCCGACCTCAACCCGGTCGCGGTCTTGATCAACAAGGCGCTGATCGAGATCCCGCCTAAGTTCCGCGATCAGCCGCCGGTGTTCCCGGGTGCAGCAGGCGAGCGCTCGTCCTGGCAGGGCGCCGAAGGGTTGGCGGCGGACGTACGCGCCTATGGCGCGTGGATGCGCGACGAAGCGCAGCAGCGGATCGGCCACCTCTATCCCGACGCGGACGGGAAAACCGTCATCGCGTGGATCTGGGCGCGAACGGTGACCTGCCCAAACCCGGCCTGCCGGATCGAGATGCCGCTGGTGCGCTCGTGGTGGTTGGGCAAGAAGAAGGGCAAGGAGGCGTACGTCGTCCCGAGCGTGGTGGGCGACTCGAGTCACCCCAGTGGGCTGCGGGTGAAGTTCGAGATCGGGCATGACGTGGCGGCAGCGCCTAGCGCGGACACCGACGGGACGGTGGGGCGCACTGGTGCCGTGTGCGTGAACTGCGACGCTGCCGTGGACCTGAAGTATGTGCGAGCCGAGGCAAAGGCCGGGCGCATGGGTGCTTCTCTGATGGCGACGGTTGCTGAAGGCAATCGCTCGCGGGTCTACCTGGCCCCTGATGACGAGCAACGATCAGCCGCAGAGGTCGCGCGACCTGTGTCGATTCCCCCCGGCGAAATCCCTGATCAGGCACTTGGGTTGCGAATCCAGGCGTACGGATTGCGCCAATGGGCCGACCTGTTCACGCCGCGGCAGTTGACGGCACTCACGACGTTCAGCGACCTGGTGAGCGAGGCCCGGGAGCGGGTGCTCGCCGATGCGCTGGCGAGTGGTTTCGAGGCTCGCTGCGCTCGCACCTCAACCACCGGTGTATCGGTGGTTGAGGAGGGCGAGGAACGAGCCCGTCTCGAAACCAGGGCGGAGCCCGGGGAGCGGCTGGAGGTCGGTGGCTCCGGTGCAGAGGCGTACGCCGACGCGGTGGCGACGTACTTGGGCATGGGCGTCAGCCGACTGGCCGACATCGCAAACGGACTCGCGCGGTGGGAGAACACGAAGACGCAGGTTCGTAACCTGTTCTCGCGCCAAGCAATCCCGATGGTGTGGGACTTCGCCGAGGCGCCGCCATTCGGCAAGGCGGCCGGGTCCTACGAGGTCAGCCTCGGTAGCATCGTCAAGGCGATCAAGGACTCTGGCGGCCCCCTAGCCCGACCTGTTCAAGCGGATGCTTCGAGCAGGAGTTATGCAGGGGTGGTCATCTCCACCGACCCGCCGTACTACGACAACATCGGCTACTCCGACCTCTCCGACTTCTTCTACGTCTGGTTGCGCCGCTCGCTGCGACCCATCCACCCCGAACTGCTCAGCACGCTGCTCGTACCGAAAGCGGAAGAGCTTGTCGCCAACCCCTATCGCCACGACGGCAAGGACGGAGCCAAGGAGTTCTTCGAGGACGGCTTCCGCAGGGTCTTCGCCAGGGCGAGAGGTACTGCGAATCCGGACTACCCGATCACGGTCTGGTATGCGTTCAAGCAGTCCGATTCTGATGCTTCAGGGACTGCATCGTCAGGCTGGGAGACCCTGCTTGAGGGAATGGTTCGTGCAGGCTGGGTGATCACGGCAACCTGGCCCAGCAGGAGCGAACTCGGCAATCGAATGAGAAGTCTTGGCAGTAACGCCCTCGCCTCCTCGATCGTCCTATCCCTCCGCCCCCGCCGCGAGGACGCACCCACGACGGATCGGCGCGGTTTCATCGACGCACTGCAACAAGAACTCCCCGAGGCCCTGCGAGACCTCCAACAAGGCCACATCGCCCCCGTCGACCTGCCGCAGGCGGCAATCGGGCCGGGGATGACGGTGTTCAGCAGGTACGGCGCCGTGCTCGAACCCGACGGCACCAAGATGACCGTCCGATCGGCGCTGGCCCGAATCAACGAGATCCTCGACCAGGTGCTCAACGAGCAGGAGGGCGACTTCGACGCGACCACCCGGTTCGCGGTGGCGTGGTATCGCCAGCACGGCTATGGCGTCGGTGCCTTCGGTGAGGCCGACAACCTGGCGCGGGCACGCAACACGAGCGTGGCGACGATGGACCGCGATGAGATCCTGACCAGCCGCGCGGGCAAGGTGAAGTTGATCAAGCCGTCCGATCTCGACTGGGACTACGACGTGCTGGAGGACGACCACACCTCCACGTGGGAGGCGCTGCACCACACCGTCAAGGTGCTGGAGCGCGACGGCATCGCGCCCGCGGGCGACTTCCTCAACGACGCCACCAGCCGACCCGACGGCGCGGTCGAACTCGACCTCGTCAAGGAGCTCGCGTTCCTGCTGTTCTCACTCGCGGAGAAGAACGGCTGGGCCAAGGACGCGATCAGTTTCAACGGCCTGGCCACCAGTTGGCCCGACATCACCGACGCCATGCGCCGCGCCGACGGCGGCCCCAGCAGCACCCAAGATGCCTTCGACTTCGAGGACGACTGA
- a CDS encoding helicase-related protein, producing MAGIVPGEVVNVLAVAWHGPDAVSLTYESATGDLGRQIVYRDSEQTLANATANARPFDAPAHDFRLAAEAQRIRLAGLHDPMLAVATSDVRPLPHQIRAVYEEMLPRSPLRYLLAHDPGAGKTIMAGLFIKELMLREDVRRCLVVVPGGLVDQWQDELWFKFGLEFAILTAAGAEAALGRSVFEAHNRLIVRMDQVARNEELMTHLGECEWDLVIVDEAHRMSANAFSSEVKKSLRFQLGEVLGQRTRHFLLMTATPHAGKDEDFQLFLSLLDRDLFEGKFRRGSTVIDAEPVMGRAIKEDLLTFEGKPLFPERIAETLPYELVGDEILLYDEVTEYVRNEMNRADALDNKLRRNTVGFALTVLQRRLASSPEAIYQSLNRRAARLEKRRDDLSRGVGVRDDDIDASALADADEWAADDIEQLEDELVDAATAARTVEELDTELVALRRLIRTAARVRGQDTDRKWTELRSILEEHGVDKLIVFTEHRDTLDYLHRRITSYLGRPEAVVAIHGGVRRSMRREITEEFTHNRGVRVLLATDAAGEGLNLQAAHLMVNYDLPWNPNRIEQRFGRIHRIGQLEVCRLWNLVATNTREGEVFARLLDKIEEQRKAYGGKVFDVLGAAFENTPLRSLLMEAVRYGGLPETRARMHQVIDDRVSDGLRELIAERGLAHNAMTTATVAQLRRRMEEARAMRLQPHFIADAFGEAFKRLGGRMSRREAGRWEITQVPAEVRHEARGPVPTRYERITFELDRVEGAELSRAELIAPGHPLHDAVLEVALSRWGDSLERGSVLISTKVTEPEVLVGVIEEIADATGESIAKRFSYAYVNEAGAVRDAGPAPCLDCVAAPGGAAAAAGMRWLAGVERLGQDWLVAHRLPEFLHDVSVGRGAEVSRLRTQVAARMNQEINRLAGEAMAAQDRELRGLRVREGSESLTRKRLELEQRLDARLAELDKQGRLSTKPPRIVAAALVLPFAAHSDEVAAVSPMHAVETQEVERRGVDAVLAAERALGREPEEMAHNNKGFDVRSASGDEPLVFLEVKARIDGAEDFFVTHSEVRFGQNATPHYRLALVRVDPRGPEHDELRYVDDPFRDMSMGDFAAEGVRGNWAKTWARGSAPH from the coding sequence GTGGCCGGGATCGTCCCCGGCGAGGTGGTCAACGTGCTCGCCGTGGCGTGGCATGGTCCCGATGCGGTTTCGTTGACGTACGAGTCGGCGACGGGCGATCTTGGCCGCCAGATCGTGTATCGCGACAGCGAGCAGACTCTTGCGAACGCGACCGCGAATGCACGGCCGTTCGACGCTCCCGCGCACGACTTCCGTCTGGCAGCCGAGGCTCAGCGGATCCGACTGGCGGGGCTGCACGATCCGATGCTGGCCGTGGCGACCAGTGACGTACGCCCGCTGCCGCACCAGATCCGCGCGGTCTATGAGGAGATGCTGCCCCGATCCCCGCTGCGGTATCTGCTGGCGCACGACCCGGGCGCGGGCAAGACGATCATGGCGGGACTGTTCATCAAGGAGTTGATGCTGCGAGAAGACGTGCGCCGCTGCCTGGTCGTGGTGCCCGGCGGGCTGGTCGACCAGTGGCAGGACGAGTTGTGGTTCAAGTTCGGGCTGGAGTTCGCGATCCTGACCGCGGCCGGCGCGGAGGCGGCGTTGGGTCGTTCGGTCTTCGAGGCTCACAATCGCCTGATCGTCCGGATGGACCAGGTGGCGCGCAACGAGGAACTGATGACCCATCTCGGCGAGTGCGAGTGGGATCTGGTGATCGTCGACGAGGCGCACCGGATGTCGGCCAATGCGTTCAGCAGCGAGGTCAAGAAGAGTCTGAGGTTCCAACTGGGCGAGGTGCTCGGGCAGCGTACGCGGCACTTCCTCCTGATGACCGCGACTCCGCACGCGGGCAAGGACGAGGACTTCCAACTCTTCCTTTCCCTGCTCGATCGCGATCTGTTCGAAGGCAAGTTCCGTCGCGGCAGCACCGTGATCGACGCCGAGCCGGTGATGGGGCGCGCTATCAAGGAGGACCTGCTGACGTTCGAGGGCAAGCCCCTCTTCCCCGAACGGATCGCCGAGACGCTGCCCTATGAACTCGTCGGTGACGAGATCCTGCTCTATGACGAGGTCACGGAGTATGTCCGCAACGAGATGAACCGAGCGGACGCTCTCGACAACAAGTTGCGACGCAACACGGTCGGCTTCGCGCTCACGGTGCTGCAGCGGCGCCTGGCTTCCAGCCCCGAGGCGATCTATCAGTCGCTCAACCGTCGCGCCGCCCGATTGGAGAAGCGGCGAGACGACCTCAGTCGCGGGGTCGGCGTACGCGACGACGATATCGACGCCTCCGCCCTCGCTGACGCCGACGAATGGGCTGCTGACGACATCGAGCAACTCGAGGACGAACTCGTCGATGCGGCGACGGCGGCGCGCACGGTCGAGGAACTCGACACCGAGTTGGTCGCGTTGCGCAGGCTGATCCGGACCGCGGCCCGCGTACGCGGTCAGGACACCGACCGCAAGTGGACCGAGCTTCGTTCCATCCTGGAAGAGCACGGCGTCGACAAACTGATCGTCTTCACCGAGCACCGGGACACCCTCGACTATCTGCACCGACGCATCACCAGCTATCTGGGGCGTCCCGAGGCGGTGGTGGCCATCCATGGTGGCGTGCGGCGCTCCATGCGCCGTGAGATCACGGAGGAGTTCACCCACAACCGCGGCGTACGCGTGCTGCTCGCCACCGACGCCGCAGGAGAAGGGCTCAACCTCCAGGCCGCGCACCTGATGGTCAACTACGACCTGCCGTGGAATCCCAACCGCATCGAGCAGAGGTTCGGTCGCATCCACCGGATCGGGCAGCTCGAGGTGTGCCGGCTGTGGAATCTCGTCGCCACCAATACCCGCGAAGGTGAGGTCTTCGCGCGTCTGCTGGACAAGATCGAGGAGCAGCGCAAGGCCTACGGCGGCAAGGTCTTCGATGTGCTGGGCGCCGCCTTCGAGAACACGCCTCTGCGCAGCCTGCTCATGGAGGCGGTGCGCTACGGCGGGTTACCGGAGACTCGTGCTCGGATGCACCAGGTCATCGACGATCGGGTGTCCGACGGATTGCGCGAACTGATTGCGGAACGAGGACTCGCGCACAATGCCATGACCACCGCTACCGTTGCGCAGTTGCGCAGACGGATGGAGGAGGCGCGGGCCATGAGGCTCCAGCCGCACTTCATCGCCGACGCGTTCGGTGAGGCGTTCAAGCGGTTGGGCGGTCGGATGTCGCGCCGCGAAGCCGGGCGCTGGGAGATCACCCAGGTGCCCGCCGAGGTCCGTCACGAGGCCCGTGGGCCGGTGCCGACACGCTATGAACGGATCACCTTCGAACTCGATCGAGTCGAAGGCGCGGAACTCTCTCGCGCCGAACTGATCGCGCCCGGACATCCGCTGCATGACGCTGTGCTCGAGGTGGCGCTGTCGCGCTGGGGTGACTCCTTGGAGCGGGGCTCGGTGTTGATCTCGACCAAGGTGACCGAGCCGGAGGTGTTGGTCGGCGTGATCGAGGAGATCGCCGACGCGACGGGGGAGAGCATCGCCAAACGCTTCAGTTATGCCTACGTCAACGAGGCAGGAGCCGTCCGTGACGCCGGCCCCGCCCCGTGCCTGGACTGTGTGGCTGCTCCGGGTGGCGCTGCTGCGGCTGCTGGGATGCGATGGCTCGCGGGAGTGGAGCGGCTCGGGCAGGACTGGCTGGTGGCGCATCGGTTGCCGGAGTTCCTGCACGACGTGAGCGTGGGGCGTGGAGCAGAGGTGTCGCGACTGCGTACCCAAGTCGCTGCTCGGATGAATCAGGAGATCAATCGACTCGCGGGGGAGGCGATGGCTGCACAAGATCGCGAGTTACGCGGTTTGCGGGTCCGCGAAGGTTCTGAGTCGTTGACCCGCAAACGGCTCGAGCTCGAACAGCGACTGGACGCCCGGCTCGCTGAGCTCGACAAGCAAGGCCGGCTTTCCACCAAGCCGCCTCGCATCGTCGCGGCCGCGCTGGTGTTGCCATTCGCCGCGCACTCCGACGAAGTCGCGGCTGTCTCACCGATGCACGCGGTCGAAACCCAGGAGGTCGAACGTCGAGGCGTCGACGCCGTGCTCGCTGCCGAGCGGGCGTTGGGCCGCGAACCGGAGGAGATGGCACACAACAACAAGGGCTTCGATGTGCGTTCGGCATCCGGCGACGAGCCGCTGGTCTTCTTGGAGGTCAAGGCGCGCATTGACGGGGCCGAAGACTTCTTCGTGACCCATTCCGAGGTGCGTTTCGGGCAGAACGCCACGCCGCACTATCGCCTGGCACTGGTCCGCGTAGACCCGCGCGGGCCCGAGCACGACGAGCTGCGCTATGTCGATGATCCATTCCGGGACATGTCGATGGGCGACTTCGCGGCCGAGGGCGTACGCGGCAACTGGGCGAAGACGTGGGCGCGCGGCTCCGCCCCGCACTGA
- a CDS encoding HNH endonuclease gives MADADRAYVYPTDRKWSAFLRARPHLTEVNFWTPSGASFKSLERNQRFLFKAKEADGGQLIGGGLFSHFTKATVSMAWRAFGEGNGVASSRELLDAVNHYRRRHGHPDSPDPEIGCVILHGAFFAPDEGRVQPPVDYRAAGATRGRKYSPVDVGWAQVEASFDYLARNAGADVRPDADPDLVSWIGGATMSELRETTRRHRLGQGEFRVRVASNYTNRCAITGNRVTLTLDAAHIKAIEDGGEHRLDNGLLLRTDVHRLFDAGYLGIDTDHRLRVSKRLRDDFGNGQEFYDRNHLELAVLPTRAADQPNREFLEWHMDSRFKSA, from the coding sequence ATGGCCGACGCGGACCGGGCGTACGTCTATCCCACTGACCGGAAGTGGTCAGCCTTCCTGCGCGCCCGGCCTCACCTGACCGAGGTGAACTTCTGGACGCCTTCGGGCGCGTCCTTCAAGAGCTTGGAACGCAATCAAAGGTTCCTGTTCAAGGCCAAGGAGGCCGATGGCGGTCAACTCATCGGCGGTGGACTGTTCAGCCACTTCACGAAAGCAACCGTCTCGATGGCCTGGCGCGCGTTTGGGGAGGGCAACGGCGTGGCTTCCTCACGCGAGTTGCTGGACGCGGTGAATCACTACCGACGCAGGCACGGTCACCCGGACTCCCCCGACCCCGAGATCGGCTGCGTGATCCTGCACGGAGCCTTCTTCGCCCCGGATGAGGGACGCGTACAGCCACCGGTGGACTACCGGGCAGCCGGAGCTACGCGCGGACGCAAGTACTCACCCGTCGACGTGGGCTGGGCCCAAGTCGAGGCTTCGTTCGACTACCTCGCCCGCAACGCCGGCGCCGATGTCCGCCCTGACGCCGATCCTGATCTGGTGTCGTGGATCGGGGGCGCCACCATGAGCGAACTGCGCGAAACCACGCGGCGGCACCGTCTGGGGCAGGGCGAGTTCCGAGTGCGAGTGGCTTCCAACTACACCAACCGGTGCGCGATCACGGGCAATCGTGTGACGCTCACGTTGGATGCGGCGCACATCAAGGCGATCGAGGATGGCGGGGAGCACCGCTTGGATAACGGACTCCTATTGCGCACGGATGTCCATCGTCTCTTCGACGCTGGCTATCTGGGCATCGACACCGATCATCGACTGCGCGTGAGCAAGCGCCTGCGCGATGACTTCGGCAATGGCCAGGAGTTCTATGACCGCAACCACCTTGAGCTGGCTGTGCTCCCAACCCGGGCGGCAGATCAGCCCAACCGCGAGTTCCTGGAGTGGCATATGGACTCGCGCTTCAAGTCGGCCTAA